A DNA window from Helianthus annuus cultivar XRQ/B chromosome 15, HanXRQr2.0-SUNRISE, whole genome shotgun sequence contains the following coding sequences:
- the LOC110911620 gene encoding uncharacterized protein LOC110911620, giving the protein MKFFFPELGFCFGGTVVTPTTEIICTDVSTTRRRVRHGKFTKHWKPELSAIAEDGGVLNARRQSHESLRSEKKLLNKTRSAGKTRSHSFSSGDYRKYTQTMAIPAFSPTPFVF; this is encoded by the exons ATGAAGTTTTTCTTCCCAGAGCTTGGTTTCTGTTTTGGCGGTACCGTCGTAACGCCCACAACGGAGATCATCTGCACTGATGTCTCAACTACCCGTCGACGTGTAAGGCATGGTAAATTCACCAAACACTGGAAGCCCGAGCTCTCAGCAATCGCAGAGGATGGTGGCGTGCTAAACGCGCGTAGACAGAGTCATGAATCGCTCAGATCGGAGAAGAAACTGTTGAACAAAACCCGATCAGCTGGAAAAACTCGATCTCATTCGTTTAGTAGCGGTGATTACAG GAAATACACTCAGACAATGGCGATTCCTGCGTTTTCTCCAACACCGTTCGTGTTCTGA